A region of the Leptospira noumeaensis genome:
AAATATAGAAAGTTTGTCGTTGTTATAAGTTTCTATGATTTTGCAAAGTGCATCTGTGATACGAAATGGCAAAGTGACAGGATTTCTTGTACCCAAACGACAGATTTTAACATGAGGGATGGAATTTAATTCCGAAAGGATCCACTCCAGTCTAGAATCTGCTAAGTTTAAAGGGTCACCACCGCTAACTACTACATCTTCAATTTCGGGATGATTCCGTATGTATTCAAATGCCTTTTCTAAATCCCCTTTTTCCATTCGTTCTTCATTTGAAGAAACTTTGCGACCTCGCATACAATGACGGCAATACACACTACAGGAATGATTGGAGAATAAAAGTACCCGATTGGGATACATATGGGTTAACCCACGAACAGGACTTAGTCTTTCTTCATCCAAAGGATCTGCACTTTCTTCCGAGGAAAACACCGCTTCTTCGGACCTAGGAACAATCATCCTTCGAATGGGACAATTAGGGTCAGTGGGACTCGACAAAGAAAGATAATAAGGAGTGGTGGAAACATGCAAACGAATGGTTTCACGGATTCCAATTTCTTCTGATTCAGTTAGTACAAAATACCTAGAAAGGTCTTCCCCCTTCACTCGGTTTTGTAACTGCGAGGTATAATCCGTCCAATTTGTCCGGGAATACAACTCTTCGCGCGCCCGAAGAACTTCTGATAAACTGCTTTGCACGAGCATAACTTCCAATTCCTTACTTGCCAAGAGACCACCAAATTCTTTTCTGGTGGTAATGCAAAAAAACCGCCTGGGGGAAATCCGCATGGTCGCCTTCGATGTCGATGGAACCTTATTTTCCTCAGAATCCATAATCTTTAAGACGTACGTGCAGGCAATCGAAGAGTTTGCTTCCAAGACAGGAAAAATTGCGTCCTTACCAACCCATGACCAAATCATGAATGAAATTGGGAAACCAGTGCGAACCATTTTTGCCAACCTTCTCCCCAGTTTGCCTGAAGTGGAAAGAGATGGAATTTCCGCAAGGGTTCTAGACCTGCTTTGTGACTCGATTCGAAGTGGCGGTGGTGATTTTTACGCTGGTGTTGGTTCTACCATTCACTACCTAAAAGAAAAAGGTTATACCATCACTTGCGCTTCCAATGGAAGGAAAGCCTATATCGAAACCGTTTTAGACACGGCAGGTGTATTACAATACTTCGAACCCATTGTAGTGATCAACCAAGACACCATCCATACCAAAGGAGAGATCC
Encoded here:
- a CDS encoding KamA family radical SAM protein, which codes for MLVQSSLSEVLRAREELYSRTNWTDYTSQLQNRVKGEDLSRYFVLTESEEIGIRETIRLHVSTTPYYLSLSSPTDPNCPIRRMIVPRSEEAVFSSEESADPLDEERLSPVRGLTHMYPNRVLLFSNHSCSVYCRHCMRGRKVSSNEERMEKGDLEKAFEYIRNHPEIEDVVVSGGDPLNLADSRLEWILSELNSIPHVKICRLGTRNPVTLPFRITDALCKIIETYNNDKLSIFCNTQFNHPNECTKEAKEAILRLLKVGVSVGNQSVLLKGINDNEETMLTLHKKLLEMRVRAYYLYDPELIPGSRGFRTPLARGIEIVEYMRGKIGGMGIPQFVNDLPGGGGKITIAPNWYLGYIPKTRQHVFRSAVTKKIHFSFEPVDSEKESYYPVLSDEDLRKLGI
- a CDS encoding HAD family hydrolase → MVAFDVDGTLFSSESIIFKTYVQAIEEFASKTGKIASLPTHDQIMNEIGKPVRTIFANLLPSLPEVERDGISARVLDLLCDSIRSGGGDFYAGVGSTIHYLKEKGYTITCASNGRKAYIETVLDTAGVLQYFEPIVVINQDTIHTKGEILAEYVRKYNLEPKAIAMIGDRFSDWEAAKENGCPFGFCTYGHGLPGEIPDFHWKFDDLPTLKEFF